In Corylus avellana chromosome ca2, CavTom2PMs-1.0, the following proteins share a genomic window:
- the LOC132170962 gene encoding uncharacterized protein LOC132170962 produces MALCSTRTLFLFFLLSAIPIAYLISLELANPSTHVYRYHSSGWFRECAKWDDLNSRFLVSFLEGGVGQVSVPEQDSTDTVLEEVTLVKDADLAGNASLGLLVDRPRNRCLVAVADVIGNRYNALAAYDLSTWKRLFLTHLVGPSDEKSFVDDIAVDAEGNAYVTDAKANILWKVGVDGKFLSVIRSPLFTPKEWYKTFVGLNGIVYHPDGFLIVIHTFSGSLFKIDISKGDEVKVIDVVGGPLSFGDGLELISPTKLVVAGNPSGRLVESSDGWETASVVAKFSGPRHRLATAATVKDGKVYLSHMLGMGYPKKKHAIIEAVFSA; encoded by the exons ATGGCCTTGTGCTCCACCAGAACTCtgttcctcttcttcctcctttcGGCGATACCCATCGCCTACCTCATCTCCCTCGAGCTCGCCAACCCCTCGACCCACGTCTACCGCTACCACAGCTCCGGCTGGTTCCGCGAGTGCGCCAAGTGGGACGATCTCAACAGTCGATTCCTCGTCTCCTTCCTCGAGGGTGGTGTGGGCCAGGTCTCTGTCCCTGAACAGGACTCCACCGATACCGTGCTTGAGGAGGTCACGCTCGTCAAGGACGCTGACTTGGCCGGAAATGCGTCCCTCGGCCTCCTCGTCGACCGGCCGAGGAACCGGTGCCTGGTTGCCGTCGCCGATGTCATTGGGAACCGGTACAACGCTCTGGCCGCGTATGATTTGTCCACGTGGAAGCGCTTGTTTCTCACCCACCTCGTTGGTCCAA GTGATGAGAAATCTTTTGTGGATGATATAGCAGTCGATGCAGAAGGTAATGCATATGTTACTGATGCAAAGGCTAATATACTCTGGAAAGTTGGGGTTGATGGGAAGTTCCTCTCAGTCATTAGAAGCCCACTTTTCACTCCAAAGGAGTGGTACAAAACCTTTGTTGGACTTAATGGTATTGTTTACCATCCAGATGGTTTTCTGATTGTAATCCATACATTTAGTGGCAGTTTGTTCAAGATAGACATATCCAAGGGAGATGAAGTTAAGGTAATCGATGTCGTCGGGGGGCCGCTGTCGTTTGGAGACGGTTTGGAGTTAATCTCTCCAACTAAGCTTGTAGTTGCAGGGAACCCTTCTGGGAGATTAGTGGAGAGCTCTGATGGGTGGGAGACAGCTTCTGTTGTGGCAAAATTCTCTGGGCCTAGGCATCGTTTGGCCACAGCAGCAACCGTGAAGGATGGGAAGGTGTATCTGAGTCACATGCTCGGTATGGGATACCCTAAGAAGAAGCATGCTATTATTGAGGCTGTTTTTTCTGCTTGA
- the LOC132170817 gene encoding protein trichome birefringence-like 6 isoform X1 produces the protein MEKQRSFSLKPTRLLVFSFTITSSVVFFTFFTIWVIKATPSVRQETHFQFNESSLSLGLRSVTVQALSTFSGNFSATGEKKSFLIDAHYRRLENGSGVASISVFGGLQRKEDAPGVPVDGGGKSDLLRMKESVPDTSSEKIELPSSTRSADKRIRATSSEKIEVSNSEKVEQRRVKDCDLTNGRWVYDESYPLYTNVSCPFIDEGFNCKRNGRMDKNYMKWRWQPQDCEIPRFNATKMLELIRGKRLVFVGDSINRNQWESMLCMLMGAIRDPKRVYETHGRRLTKEKGNYSFKFVDYKCTVEYYVTHYLVHESKARVGQKRVQTLRIDSIDRGTSRWRGADILVFNTAHWWSHYKTKAGINYYQEGNQVHPRLDVSMAFRRALMTWASWVNRHVNPRKTQVFFRSSSPSHFRGGQWNSGGHCLEATQPLNKTSSISYPEKNIIAEQVIKQMKTPVTFLNITDLSGYRIDGHPSIYGGKSGKRSSSSIQDCSHWCLPGVPDTWNEILYFLLQSHR, from the exons ATGGAGAAGCAGAGAAGTTTCTCCTTGAAACCCACAAGACTACTGGTATTTTCCTTCACAATCACTTCCTCTGTCGTCTTCTTCACCTTCTTTACTATCTGGGTCATCAAAGCCACACCTTCAGTTCGCCAAGAGACCCATTTCCAGTTCAATGAATCATCTCTCAGTTTGGGTCTCAGATCAGTAACCGTTCAGGCATTATCCACTTTCAGTGGAAATTTTTCAGCAACTGGTGAGAAAAAGTCTTTTTTGATAGATGCCCACTATAGGAGACTTGAAAATGGTTCTGGGGTCGCTTCGATTTCAGTTTTTGGTGGGCTACAGAGAAAGGAAGATGCGCCTGGAGTTCCAGTAGATGGAGGAGGCAAAAGTGATTTGTTAAGAATGAAAGAGAGTGTACCTGACACTTCGTCTGAGAAAATTGAACTTCCAAGTAGTACGAGGAGTGCGGATAAGAGGATTCGTGCAACTTCATCTGAGAAAATTGAAGTTTCAAATAGTGAGAAGGTTGAACAGAGGAGAGTAAAAGATTGCGATTTAACAAATGGGAGGTGGGTTTATGATGAGAGCTATCCTTTATATACAAATGTTTCGTGTCCTTTCATAGATGAAGGTTTTAATTGTAAGCGCAATGGAAGGATGGACAAGAACTACATGAAGTGGCGATGGCAACCACAAGATTGTGAGATTCCAAG GTTCAATGCAACAAAAATGCTGGAATTGATCAGAGGGAAAAGGCTAGTTTTTGTGGGAGATTCAATCAATAGGAATCAATGGGAATCCATGCTGTGTATGTTAATGGGAGCTATTAGAGATCCAAAAAGGGTTTATGAGACCCATGGGAGGAGACTTACCAAAGAGAAGGGAAATTATAGTTTCAAATTTGTG GATTATAAGTGTACTGTTGAATACTATGTGACACATTATTTAGTTCATGAGAGCAAGGCTAGAGTGGGCCAGAAGCGAGTCCAGACGTTGCGAATCGATAGCATCGATCGTGGCACATCAAGATGGAGAGGTGCTGATATTTTGGTTTTCAATACTGCACATTGGTGGTcacattacaaaacaaaagcagG GATCAATTACTACCAGGAAGGGAACCAAGTTCATCCCCGGCTCGATGTTTCAATGGCTTTCAGAAGAGCTCTGATGACTTGGGCATCATGGGTTAATAGGCACGTCAATCCCAGAAAAACCCAAGTTTTCTTTCGAAGTTCATCACCTTCCCATTTCAG GGGAGGCCAGTGGAATTCAGGTGGGCATTGTCTGGAAGCTACTCAACCCCTCAACAAAACTTCAAGCATCAGTTACCCTGAGAAGAATATTATTGCAGAGCAAGTGATAAAGCAGATGAAAACTCCTGTTACCTTCTTGAATATTACTGATTTGTCAGGGTATAGGATAGATGGGCATCCATCCATATATGGAGGAAAATCAGGGAAGCGCTCTTCTTCAAGCATTCAAGATTGTAGTCATTGGTGTCTTCCTGGCGTTCCCGACACATGGAATgagattttgtattttcttttgcaGTCTCAccggtga
- the LOC132170817 gene encoding protein trichome birefringence-like 6 isoform X2: MEKQRSFSLKPTRLLVFSFTITSSVVFFTFFTIWVIKATPSVRQETHFQFNESSLSLGLRSVTVQALSTFSGNFSATGEKKSFLIDAHYRRLENGSGVASISVFGGLQRKEDAPGVPVDGGGKSDLLRMKESVPDTSSEKIELPSSTRSADKRIRATSSEKIEVSNSEKVEQRRVKDCDLTNGRWVYDESYPLYTNVSCPFIDEGFNCKRNGRMDKNYMKWRWQPQDCEIPRFNATKMLELIRGKRLVFVGDSINRNQWESMLCMLMGAIRDPKRVYETHGRRLTKEKGNYSFKFVDYKCTVEYYVTHYLVHESKARVGQKRVQTLRIDSIDRGTSRWRGADILVFNTAHWWSHYKTKAGINYYQEGNQVHPRLDVSMAFRRALMTWASWVNRHVNPRKTQVFFRSSSPSHFRC, from the exons ATGGAGAAGCAGAGAAGTTTCTCCTTGAAACCCACAAGACTACTGGTATTTTCCTTCACAATCACTTCCTCTGTCGTCTTCTTCACCTTCTTTACTATCTGGGTCATCAAAGCCACACCTTCAGTTCGCCAAGAGACCCATTTCCAGTTCAATGAATCATCTCTCAGTTTGGGTCTCAGATCAGTAACCGTTCAGGCATTATCCACTTTCAGTGGAAATTTTTCAGCAACTGGTGAGAAAAAGTCTTTTTTGATAGATGCCCACTATAGGAGACTTGAAAATGGTTCTGGGGTCGCTTCGATTTCAGTTTTTGGTGGGCTACAGAGAAAGGAAGATGCGCCTGGAGTTCCAGTAGATGGAGGAGGCAAAAGTGATTTGTTAAGAATGAAAGAGAGTGTACCTGACACTTCGTCTGAGAAAATTGAACTTCCAAGTAGTACGAGGAGTGCGGATAAGAGGATTCGTGCAACTTCATCTGAGAAAATTGAAGTTTCAAATAGTGAGAAGGTTGAACAGAGGAGAGTAAAAGATTGCGATTTAACAAATGGGAGGTGGGTTTATGATGAGAGCTATCCTTTATATACAAATGTTTCGTGTCCTTTCATAGATGAAGGTTTTAATTGTAAGCGCAATGGAAGGATGGACAAGAACTACATGAAGTGGCGATGGCAACCACAAGATTGTGAGATTCCAAG GTTCAATGCAACAAAAATGCTGGAATTGATCAGAGGGAAAAGGCTAGTTTTTGTGGGAGATTCAATCAATAGGAATCAATGGGAATCCATGCTGTGTATGTTAATGGGAGCTATTAGAGATCCAAAAAGGGTTTATGAGACCCATGGGAGGAGACTTACCAAAGAGAAGGGAAATTATAGTTTCAAATTTGTG GATTATAAGTGTACTGTTGAATACTATGTGACACATTATTTAGTTCATGAGAGCAAGGCTAGAGTGGGCCAGAAGCGAGTCCAGACGTTGCGAATCGATAGCATCGATCGTGGCACATCAAGATGGAGAGGTGCTGATATTTTGGTTTTCAATACTGCACATTGGTGGTcacattacaaaacaaaagcagG GATCAATTACTACCAGGAAGGGAACCAAGTTCATCCCCGGCTCGATGTTTCAATGGCTTTCAGAAGAGCTCTGATGACTTGGGCATCATGGGTTAATAGGCACGTCAATCCCAGAAAAACCCAAGTTTTCTTTCGAAGTTCATCACCTTCCCATTTCAG ATGCTGA
- the LOC132169160 gene encoding probable glutamyl endopeptidase, chloroplastic, whose product MNSHIPINKIRKVTPLESCPRIFIQDPPWIASLFLKENGGGGGGGSNSTPSSASAASPTENEDDSMLGNGYCYPPKEIKDIVDAPPLPAVLLSPHMDKILFLELRALPPLAHLARPQFRIHGKRTTRSRMSSYTGIVIHELRPDGKLGPEKKLHGIPDGANINVVTWSQDGRHLAFCVWVDDEENRSGKLAIWVADVETGKARPLFDQSPEICLEAVRNYAWVDNSTILVSIIPFSRGVLPNKPFVPSGPKIQSNEHKNIRTTLDLLKDEFDKKVFDHYVTTELVLASLDGRVKTIGPPAVYESLKPSPDGKYLMISSIHRSCSVNVVPRGRYPKKVDLWTTDGKFVRKLCDLPLTEDIPIGCNSVRKGMRSIKWREDKPSTLYWVKTQDGGDANVRVYPRDIVYTQPAEPLEGEQPAILHQLDLRYGGICWCDDSLALVSESWYNTRRTLRRVISAGSEESWYQTLRTRTWVISPGSKDASPRLLFDRSSEDVYSDPGSLVLWRSPAARYVIAKVNKENDGNTYVLLNGSGATPEGNIPFLDLIDINTGRKERIWQSDKNKYYETVVAFIYDQKEGDLRVDQLKLLISEESKTDNPQYLILSWRKKKASKISNSPHPYPHLALLQKEMIRYLRKDGVLLTATLYLPPFYDPSKDGPLPCLVWCDPDEFRSKDAAGQVRGSPNKFAGIGPTSPLLWLARRFAILSGPAIPIIGEWPEGYEEANGRYIEQLVWSAEAAVEEVIRRGVAHPNKIAVGGHSLGAFMTANLLAHAPNLFSCGVAWSGGYYRTLAPFGFENENRTPWQATTTPVEMSPFMSANRIKKPILLIHGEDDKNPHTLSMQSDYFFSALKDHDNALCRLVILPFESHVYTAKESIMHVLWETDRWLQKYCVSNTTDLKADIDASKHDISKEATVLRIFGACNSH is encoded by the exons ATGAATTCCCACATACCCATCAATAAAATCCGCAAAGTTACGCCCTTAGAATCGTGCCCAAGAATCTTCATTCAAGACCCACCCTGGATTGCCTCACTGTTCTTGAAGG AGAATGGTGGAGGAG GCGGCGGAGGCTCCAATAGCACCccttcttctgcttctgctGCTTCTCCAACTGAAAATGAAG ACGATTCGATGCTGGGAAATGGGTATTGTTATCCTCCGAAAGAGATTAAGGATATTGTGGATGCTCCTCCGCTTCCTGCAGTTTTACTCTCGCCACACATGGATAAAATACTGTTTCTCGAGCTGAGAGCTCTGCCTCCACTGGCACACCTAGCGAGACCGCAGTTTCGTATTCATGGCAAGCGTACTACTAGGAGTCGGATGTCATCTTACACGGGTATTGTGATTCATGAGTTGAGGCCTGATGGTAAACTTGGGCCCGAGAAAAAGTTACATGGGATCCCTGACGGCGCTAATATCAATGTCGTTACTTGGTCGCAAGATGGTAGGCATTTAGCATTCTGTGTCTGGGTTGATGATGAAGAAAATCGCAGCGGTAAGCTTGCAATATGGGTTGCTGATGTAGAAACAGGGAAGGCTAGACCTTTGTTTGATCAGTCACCAGAAATATGTCTTGAAGCGGTTCGTAATTATGCTTGGGTTGATAATTCTACTATATTAGTTTCCATCATCCCATTCTCTCGTGGAGTCCTACCAAATAAACCTTTCGTTCCTAGTGGCCCGAAGATACAGTCCAATGAGCATAAAAACATTAGAACCACCTTGGATTTGCTAAAAGATGAATTTGATAAAAAAGTGTTCGACCACTATGTAACTACGGAGCTTGTGTTGGCTTCTTTGGATGGGAGAGTGAAGACAATCGGCCCACCAGCTGTGTATGAATCATTGAAGCCCTCTCCAGACGGGAAATACCTCATGATTAGTTCAATTCACAGATCGTGCTCTGTCAATGTTGTACCAAGAGGAAGATATCCAAAGAAGGTAGATTTGTGGACTACTGATGGGAAATTTGTTAGGAAACTTTGTGATTTGCCCCTTACTGAGGACATTCCCATTGGATGCAATAGTGTACGGAAAGGGATGCGTTCTATAAAATGGAGAGAAGATAAGCCATCAACACTTTACTG GGTAAAGACACAAGATGGAGGTGATGCGAATGTACGAGTTTATCCACGTGATATAGTTTATACACAGCCTGCTGAGCCACTAGAAGGTGAACAGCCAGCGATCTTACATCAATTAGATCTCCGTTATGG AGGTATTTGTTGGTGTGATGATTCACTGGCTCTAGTTTCTGAATCTTGGTACAACACACGGCGAACACTTAGAAGGGTGATTTCTGCTGGATCTGAAGAATCTTGGTACCAGACACTGCGAACAAGAACCTGGGTGATTTCTCCTGGATCTAAAGATGCTAGTCCACGCCTCCTATTTGATAGGTCATCAGAAGATGTGTACTCTGATCCTGGCTCTCTAGTCCTGTGGAGAAGTCCTGCTGCACGTTATGTGATTGCAAAGGTAAATAAGGAAAATGATGGAAACACTTATGTTTTACTGAACGGAAGTGGTGCTACACCAGAAGGGAACATTCCATTCCTTGATTTGATTGACAT AAATACAGGCCGCAAAGAACGAATATGGCAGAgcgacaaaaataaatattacgAGACTGTCGTTGCTTTTATTTATGATCAGAAAGAAGGGGATTTGCGAGTCGATCAGTTGAAATTACTGATTTCCGAAGAGTCGAAAACTGACAACCCTCAATATCTCATTCTGAGCTGGCGAAAGAAGAAAGCATCTAAAATTTCGAATTCCCCTCATCCCTACCCACACCTGGCACTATTGCAGAAAGAGATGATCAGGTACCTCAGAAAGGACGGGGTGCTACTGACTGCAACATTGTACCTGCCACCATTTTATGATCCATCAAAAGATGGTCCTCTTCCATGTTTGGTCTGGTGTGACCCTGACGAATTTAGAAGCAAAGATGCTGCTGGACAAGTTCGAGGTTCTCCTAATAAATTTGCTGGCATTGGACCTACATCACCCCTTCTTTGGCTGGCTAGAAG GTTTGCTATTCTATCCGGACCAGCAATTCCTATTATTGGTGAATGGCCTGAAGGCTATGAAGAGGCAAATGGCAG GTATATAGAGCAGTTGGTCTGGAGTGCAGAGGCTGCAGTTGAGGAAGTTATCCGACGTGGA GTGGCTCATCCAAACAAAATTGCTGTTGGGGGACATTCCCTTGGTGCTTTCATGACTGCAAACCTCCTAGCACATGCCCCGAATCTTTTCAGTTGTGGAGTTGCTTGGTCTGGTGGTTACTACAGAACACTTGCTCCTTTTGGTTTTGAG AATGAAAACAGAACTCCTTGGCAGGCCACAACCACTCCTGTGGAGATGAGTCCTTTCATGTCAGCTAATAGAATTAAGAAGCCAATATTGCTTATCCACGGAGAAGACGACAAGAATCCTCATACTTTATCAATGCAG TCAGATTATTTTTTCAGTGCTCTGAAAGATCACGATAATGCTCTTTGTCGCCTAGTGATTCTTCCATTTGAGAGCCATGTCTATACTGCAAAGGAGAGTATCATGCATGTCCTCTGGGAAACTGATAGATGGCTGCAGAAATATTGTGTGTCAAATACTACTGATCTAAAAGCAGATATTGACGCATCTAAACATGATATAAGCAAAGAGGCAACAG TACTGCGTATATTTGGAGCTTGTAATTCTCactga